The Patescibacteria group bacterium genome includes a window with the following:
- a CDS encoding mannosyltransferase: MRAALFSPYLDTLGGGERYLLGFARSLLDLGYEVDINWSDKSILSKLQDRFGFNLEGINIVDNIKRGWGYDLCFWLSDGSVPFLFGKRNFLHFQVPFSGVGGSNLLNKIKFIKIEKVIVNSLFTKRFVDKEYEIDSTVVYPPVDVDRFKPREKKENIILSVGRFSQLKQAKNQHILAETFAQMVRDGLRGWKLVLAGGSEVGSSDYLKQIRKISSGYPIEIWESPSFESLVDLYGKSSIFWSASGYGIDDEKQPERVEHFGIVVVEAMASGCVPLVYNAGGHREIVKNKRNGFLWRKTEELKDLTLFLINNKEKLKNFAAVSIKQSKDFSYESFSSKIKDLLGK, encoded by the coding sequence ATGAGAGCAGCATTATTTAGTCCATATCTTGATACTTTGGGGGGTGGGGAGAGATATTTGTTGGGGTTTGCTCGATCTCTTCTTGATTTAGGTTACGAGGTTGACATTAACTGGTCTGATAAGAGTATTTTGTCTAAACTTCAAGATAGATTTGGATTTAATCTTGAAGGTATAAATATTGTTGACAATATTAAAAGAGGTTGGGGTTATGATCTTTGTTTTTGGTTGTCTGATGGGAGTGTCCCCTTTCTTTTTGGAAAAAGGAATTTCCTTCATTTTCAAGTTCCTTTTTCTGGTGTTGGCGGTTCTAATTTGTTAAACAAGATTAAGTTTATAAAAATAGAGAAGGTAATTGTAAACTCTCTTTTTACAAAGAGATTTGTAGACAAGGAGTATGAAATTGATAGTACAGTTGTTTACCCTCCTGTTGATGTTGATAGGTTTAAGCCAAGAGAAAAGAAGGAGAATATTATCCTATCTGTTGGAAGATTTTCCCAATTAAAGCAAGCTAAAAACCAGCATATATTAGCCGAAACTTTTGCTCAGATGGTTAGAGATGGTCTTAGGGGTTGGAAATTAGTGCTTGCTGGTGGTTCAGAGGTGGGCTCTTCTGATTATCTGAAGCAAATAAGGAAAATTTCCTCTGGTTATCCGATAGAGATATGGGAGAGTCCATCTTTTGAAAGTCTTGTAGATCTTTATGGCAAGTCTAGTATATTTTGGTCGGCGAGTGGCTATGGTATAGATGATGAAAAACAACCTGAAAGAGTGGAACATTTTGGTATTGTTGTTGTTGAGGCAATGGCTTCCGGTTGTGTGCCTCTAGTCTATAATGCTGGGGGACATAGGGAAATAGTTAAAAATAAAAGGAATGGCTTTTTGTGGAGAAAAACAGAAGAATTAAAAGACTTGACTCTTTTTTTGATTAATAATAAAGAAAAGTTAAAAAATTTTGCTGCTGTGTCAATTAAACAAAGTAAAGATTTTTCTTATGAATCTTTCTCAAGTAAAATTAAAGACCTGCTAGGAAAATAA
- a CDS encoding glycosyl transferase family 2: MRRRPKVVIVMPAYNAAKTVKDTFKEIPPAYRKHVILVDDHSSDNTVEVAEKLGIKVFSHPNNLGYGGNQKTCYWEALKLNPDVVVMLHPDYQYDATMIPYLVQPILDGKYDFMFGSRIATKRGALEGGMPPIKYYVNRVVCFIQNILLGVNFTEHFSGFRAYSSKLLKKVPFQRFSNDFVFDQEMTISALSFGFRIGEIPIPTRYHDKASSIKFLKGTKFVLEGFMTIFSYYLHKLGIKKDRRFK, from the coding sequence ATGAGAAGAAGACCAAAAGTAGTTATTGTGATGCCGGCCTACAATGCCGCCAAGACAGTTAAGGATACTTTTAAAGAAATCCCGCCTGCATATAGAAAGCATGTTATTCTAGTGGATGATCACAGCTCTGATAATACGGTTGAAGTCGCAGAAAAACTTGGTATTAAAGTCTTTTCTCACCCTAACAATTTGGGGTATGGTGGAAATCAGAAAACATGTTATTGGGAGGCTTTAAAACTCAATCCTGATGTTGTCGTTATGCTTCATCCGGATTACCAGTATGATGCCACAATGATCCCTTATTTAGTCCAGCCAATTTTGGATGGAAAATATGATTTTATGTTTGGTAGTCGTATTGCCACAAAAAGAGGGGCTTTGGAGGGAGGAATGCCGCCTATTAAATATTATGTTAATCGCGTTGTTTGTTTTATTCAAAATATTTTGTTAGGCGTTAATTTTACTGAGCATTTTTCTGGCTTTAGGGCTTACAGCTCAAAACTTTTGAAAAAAGTTCCTTTTCAGAGGTTTTCAAATGATTTTGTTTTTGATCAGGAAATGACAATATCTGCCTTGAGTTTTGGGTTCAGAATTGGGGAGATCCCAATTCCAACAAGATATCATGATAAAGCATCCTCAATTAAATTTTTGAAGGGCACGAAGTTTGTATTAGAAGGTTTTATGACAATTTTTTCTTATTATCTCCACAAACTTGGTATTAAGAAAGATAGAAGATTTAAATGA
- the lgtF gene encoding beta 1,4 glucosyltransferase, producing MSKLSVVLATYNEENNLGRCLGAVKEIADEIVVVDGSSTDKTVEIAKKYKARVLVVDNPPIFHINKQKALDMARYPWILQLDADEVVSKELAEEVRKIIKMSDEEIDNYQKNLPERDLFLRHQSLLEKRDGKFGNKGEYAGFFIPRRNYFLGKFLRFGGVYPDGVIRLVKKGKAYFPCKSVHEQIVIDGRVGWLANPLLHYDSPTFKRYLERNSRYIDLIVKDLKDKKVGKNLFEFLNYFFFKPVWWFFLTQIRHKGILDGWQGVVFSFFSALRFPRAYFRYLANK from the coding sequence ATGAGCAAGCTTTCTGTAGTTTTGGCAACATATAACGAAGAGAATAATTTAGGTAGATGCCTTGGTGCAGTTAAAGAAATTGCGGATGAGATAGTTGTTGTTGATGGTTCTTCGACTGATAAGACTGTTGAAATAGCTAAAAAATATAAAGCTCGTGTTTTAGTTGTTGATAATCCGCCAATCTTTCATATTAATAAACAGAAAGCCCTTGATATGGCCAGATATCCCTGGATTCTGCAGCTTGATGCTGATGAAGTTGTATCAAAAGAACTTGCAGAAGAGGTGAGAAAAATAATTAAGATGAGTGATGAGGAAATTGATAATTATCAAAAGAATCTTCCTGAAAGGGATCTTTTTTTGAGACACCAGTCTTTGCTTGAAAAAAGGGATGGTAAGTTTGGTAATAAAGGTGAGTATGCAGGCTTTTTTATTCCAAGAAGAAATTATTTTTTGGGTAAATTCTTAAGGTTTGGTGGTGTTTATCCTGATGGGGTAATTAGATTGGTTAAGAAAGGCAAGGCGTATTTTCCTTGTAAAAGTGTTCATGAACAGATTGTAATTGATGGTAGGGTTGGTTGGCTTGCTAATCCACTTTTGCATTATGACTCCCCAACTTTTAAAAGATATCTTGAAAGAAATTCTCGTTATATCGATTTAATAGTGAAGGATCTAAAGGATAAAAAAGTGGGTAAAAATTTATTTGAGTTTTTAAATTATTTTTTCTTTAAGCCTGTCTGGTGGTTTTTCTTAACACAAATAAGACACAAAGGAATTCTTGACGGTTGGCAGGGTGTTGTTTTTAGTTTCTTTTCAGCGCTTAGATTTCCAAGAGCTTATTTTAGGTATCTTGCAAATAAATAG
- a CDS encoding glycosyl transferase, with protein sequence MVDYKVSVVITNYNGRDLLAKNLPSVVKASKNPKNRIIEIIVVDDASTDGSVNFLKKEFADVRVIFHRKNRGFASASNTGIRSAKGNLICLLNNDVSCTENFLESAIKIFQSNEKVFGVSLHETGYGPAAGCFENGFVVHKPLPQTDRPQKTFWVSGGSGVFRRDLWIKVGWFDEETFAPFYWEDVDISYRALKMGHELWWDPEGLVFHNHEQTIGKFNKKYKSRVQERNQLLFIWKNITSKRLFARHIAGLFSRVFSHPGYIIVIFLALLKLKYVMKFRSRNKKEELVADEFIFASFKQ encoded by the coding sequence ATGGTAGATTATAAAGTTTCAGTAGTGATTACAAATTATAATGGGCGGGATCTTTTAGCCAAGAATTTACCATCGGTGGTTAAGGCTAGCAAGAATCCCAAAAATAGGATTATTGAAATTATAGTTGTTGATGATGCCTCAACTGATGGCAGCGTTAACTTTTTAAAGAAGGAATTTGCAGATGTGAGAGTTATCTTTCACAGAAAGAATAGAGGGTTTGCATCAGCTTCAAATACTGGGATTAGATCTGCAAAGGGTAACTTGATTTGTCTTTTAAATAACGATGTTTCTTGCACTGAAAACTTTCTTGAATCAGCAATAAAGATTTTTCAGTCTAATGAAAAAGTTTTTGGTGTTTCTTTGCATGAAACTGGATATGGCCCGGCAGCGGGGTGTTTCGAGAATGGTTTTGTTGTTCATAAACCGTTGCCCCAAACAGACAGACCACAAAAGACTTTTTGGGTTAGCGGGGGAAGCGGTGTTTTTAGAAGAGATTTATGGATAAAGGTTGGTTGGTTTGATGAAGAGACTTTTGCTCCTTTTTATTGGGAGGATGTTGATATTTCTTATCGGGCTTTGAAGATGGGGCATGAACTTTGGTGGGACCCTGAAGGATTGGTTTTTCATAACCATGAGCAGACGATAGGTAAATTTAATAAAAAATACAAAAGCAGAGTCCAAGAAAGAAATCAGTTACTTTTTATTTGGAAGAATATCACCAGCAAACGTCTTTTTGCTCGTCACATTGCTGGTCTTTTTAGTAGAGTATTTAGTCATCCGGGCTACATTATTGTTATTTTTCTTGCTTTATTAAAGTTGAAATATGTTATGAAGTTTAGATCGAGAAATAAAAAAGAAGAATTGGTAGCTGATGAATTTATTTTTGCAAGTTTCAAACAATGA